The following are from one region of the Aspergillus chevalieri M1 DNA, chromosome 1, nearly complete sequence genome:
- a CDS encoding uncharacterized protein (COG:S;~EggNog:ENOG410Q09V;~InterPro:IPR000095): protein MHSAHPSISFPPREDTHTHNHHDSEPPIHARSRSSAQVFPNSPKRRSVFSGRSRSNTTTTSSTTSSSSRRSPASSMTSTDQAPSFPYHESSYPAGQFPPHRTERQDSITKSLFSRGSRILRRQGSKFNISATLDEVDEGEREKPRFDVTDLFGRHRSRQSDARSDDNLKRLISDPFDFHHLTHTSPSHVQALQRARENELVTEFSAIRASQKPINSLKGIRAEDLHFRNFSSEDLAPGVATSGDDEHAFAAPTNPPASPPASPGAASSVSPKARPAQRESRVYENFSRPVSRYPRQGSTSSITSPPRRPSCQSSASPDLIEPETRAIDNVLGMNATQQDYHELVYPRKESLSQMNLAGLFESDDEGHPRAVSVGTDARISSTNLALDLEDVPEEEEAGTHWHESPEQAEKSDSRRLSPAPANMGPSSSNLSVPKSHPSICVAEELSRKFSEVLASPTLPQHRLYQQQQQQPEQNAQRKSQQARGNISKRESVIDINIDSWDADIDYCYEHAAESTSDFDWTRRSFDEPQHPVIEEDPNEEEEQSSKPQSTHLSTSSLPCPDLDPSPSRSVPSTQFAVTPSTTTYESDYFQQVPASFFPPTEEKNMTQDTLYDEFNVDAASDRHFSFCSQGVIKAPMDHQVSPRSSFSPISNCNSQESLILSRAASIVRKHRSSVSTTSVPELIHSLASSRENMPAESPSVPSLPDAYHRQTKSLETNQALFGSTASLDSADISPGTVSHDRAKSTSDLVEAALPKGDVVPSLPQTGSVKNAGRKKSRTSSYSLFPTS, encoded by the coding sequence ATGCATTCTGCTCATCCGTCTATCTCGTTTCCCCCACGGGAAGACACTCACACCCACAACCACCACGATtctgaaccacccattcatGCTCGTTCCCGTTCCTCTGCGCAGGTCTTCCCAAACAGCCCCAAGCGTCGCTCCGTCTTTAGCGGTCGTTCTCGCAGCAACACTACCACTACCTCTTCTAccacttcttcttcctcacgCCGTTCTCCCGCTTCCTCCATGACTTCCACCGATCAAGCTCCGTCATTCCCCTACCACGAGTCTTCCTACCCCGCCGGACAGTTCCCTCCCCACCGGACTGAGAGACAAGATAGCATCACCAAGTCACTCTTCTCCCGGGGTAGTCGCATTCTTCGTCGTCAGGGCAGCAAGTTCAATATCTCTGCCACGTTGGATGAGGTTGACGAGGGTGAGCGTGAGAAGCCTCGGTTCGACGTCACTGATCTCTTTGGCCGTCATCGGTCTCGTCAGAGTGATGCCAGGTCAGATGACAACTTGAAGCGTCTGATTTCCGACCCCTTTGATTTCCACCACTTGACGCACACCAGTCCCTCGCATGTCCAGGCCCTCCAACGAGCTCGGGAGAATGAGCTTGTCACGGAATTCTCGGCTATTCGTGCGTCGCAAAAGCCCATCAACAGTCTCAAGGGTATCCGTGCAGAGGATCTTCACTTCCGCAACTTTTCGTCTGAAGATCTAGCCCCCGGTGTGGCTACTTCGGGTGACGATGAACATGCCTTCGCCGCTCCCACAAACCCCCCTGCAAGCCCTCCGGCTTCTCCTGGTGCTGCTTCGTCCGTCAGTCCCAAGGCCAGACCGGCGCAACGGGAATCGCGTGTCTACGAAAACTTCTCTCGTCCCGTCTCTCGCTATCCCAGACAGGGGTCCACCTCAAGCATCACCAGCCCTCCCCGGCGGCCTTCTTGTCAATCGTCTGCGTCACCGGATCTGATCGAGCCGGAAACTCGAGCCATTGACAATGTCTTGGGTATGAATGCCACCCAGCAAGATTACCACGAGCTGGTGTATCCCCGAAAGGAATCCTTATCGCAGATGAACTTAGCtggtctgtttgagtcggaTGATGAGGGCCATCCTCGCGCAGTCTCTGTCGGTACAGATGccagaatctcatccaccaaCCTCGCGTTGGATCTGGAGGATGTtcccgaggaggaagaggcagGCACCCACTGGCATGAGAGCCCTGAGCAAGCAGAGAAGTCGGATTCCCGTCGTTTGAGCCCTGCCCCAGCCAATATGGgaccttcctcttccaacctctCGGTTCCCAAGTCGCATCCGTCTATCTGCGTGGCTGAGGAGCTCTCCAGGAAGTTCTCTGAGGTGCTCGCATCGCCCACTCTTCCTCAACACCGTCTttaccagcagcagcagcagcagcctgaGCAGAATGCACAACGGAAGTCGCAACAGGCCCGTGGCAATATTTCTAAGCGTGAATCGGTCATTGACATCAACATCGACTCCTGGGATGCTGACATTGACTACTGCTATGAACATGCGGCTGAATCAACATCAGACTTCGACTGGACTCGCCGTTCGTTCGATGAGCCCCAACACCCGGTGATCGAGGAAGACCCcaacgaagaggaagagcagTCATCCAAGCCTCAGTCGACGCATCTAAGCACGTCATCTCTGCCCTGCCCGGACCTGGACCCGAGCCCGTCTCGATCGGTGCCCAGCACCCAGTTTGCCGTGACTCCATCGACTACCACGTACGAAAGTGACTACTTCCAGCAGGTCCCGGCCTCTTTCTTTCCCCCAACTGAGGAAAAGAACATGACCCAGGACACGCTGTATGACGAGTTCAATGTGGATGCCGCATCGGACCGccatttttctttctgcTCGCAGGGGGTGATCAAAGCACCAATGGATCACCAGGTCTCTCCACGCAGCAGCTTCTCTCCCATCAGCAACTGCAACTCCCAGGAGAGCCTGATCCTCTCGCGCGCAGCGTCCATCGTCCGCAAGCACCGCTCCTCTGTCTCGACCACCAGCGTCCCAGAGCTCATCCACAGCCTGGCTAGCAGTCGCGAGAACATGCCCGCCGAGTCGCCCTCGGTGCCCAGCCTTCCGGACGCTTACCACCGCCAGACCAAGAGTCTTGAGACGAACCAGGCCCTGTTTGGCAGCACTGCCAGCCTCGATTCTGCGGACATCTCGCCTGGCACTGTATCGCACGACCGGGCCAAGTCGACCTCTGATCTTGTCGAGGCAGCCCTTCCCAAGGGTGACGTGGTGCCTTCTCTTCCCCAGACGGGAAGTGTTAAGAATGCGGGTCGGAAGAAGAGTCGAACTTCGTCGTACTCTCTCTTTCCCACCAGCTAA